A genomic window from Exiguobacterium acetylicum DSM 20416 includes:
- a CDS encoding 1,4-dihydroxy-2-naphthoate polyprenyltransferase — protein sequence MNKSIAVYWRMTRPHTLTASFVPVVVGTAVVAPRVESIRLDLFVAMLIASMLIQIATNLFNEYYDYKRGLDTEESVGIGGSIVRDGFKPGTILAFALTLYGISALLGVYLCIETSWWLLVVGLISMFVGYIYTGGPLPIAYTPFGEVVAGFFMGYIIIAISAYLQIGYVPTEAVAISVPVAILIGSILLANNIRDLDNDKVNGRKTIACLVGHRRAVYVLIGFFAAAVLSLIIAVLAFEVSWFALLALLSIPLMIKAVRLFWEDLPPEKLMPGMAQTGKVNTIFGLLLAISLVIANI from the coding sequence ATGAATAAATCAATCGCTGTCTATTGGCGAATGACACGACCGCATACGTTAACAGCAAGTTTTGTTCCGGTCGTCGTCGGTACGGCAGTTGTCGCACCACGCGTGGAATCGATACGCTTGGATTTGTTCGTGGCGATGTTGATCGCGTCGATGCTGATTCAAATCGCAACGAATCTGTTCAATGAATACTACGATTACAAACGGGGTTTAGATACGGAGGAATCGGTCGGAATCGGTGGATCGATCGTGCGTGATGGATTCAAGCCGGGAACGATCCTAGCGTTCGCACTTACGTTGTATGGCATCTCGGCATTACTTGGTGTGTATCTGTGTATCGAGACGTCGTGGTGGTTGCTTGTCGTCGGACTCATCTCGATGTTCGTCGGATATATCTATACAGGGGGACCGCTGCCAATCGCCTATACACCGTTTGGAGAGGTCGTTGCAGGCTTTTTCATGGGGTATATCATCATCGCGATTTCTGCGTACTTGCAAATTGGTTATGTTCCGACAGAAGCCGTTGCGATTTCGGTACCAGTCGCCATCTTGATCGGCTCGATCCTGCTTGCGAATAACATTCGGGACTTGGATAATGATAAGGTCAACGGACGAAAAACGATTGCCTGTCTCGTCGGACATCGCCGTGCTGTTTACGTCTTGATCGGATTTTTTGCGGCAGCTGTCCTGTCTCTCATTATTGCTGTACTCGCATTCGAAGTCTCATGGTTTGCGTTACTCGCGTTGTTAAGTATTCCACTCATGATCAAAGCAGTCCGTCTCTTCTGGGAAGACTTGCCACCGGAAAAACTGATGCCTGGTATGGCACAGACTGGTAAAGTGAATACGATTTTCGGACTTTTACTCGCAATCAGTCTCGTGATCGCGAATATCTAA
- a CDS encoding PfkB family carbohydrate kinase, which yields MNKIAVIGKVFVDIKGTSFAPLHKDAKNVGDITFSNGGTGRNVAQNLAVLGNEVRFISTVTNDQIGVGVLDELKSYGANVDHVEMLEDHGMGMWLAVMDNEGDLQTSISKQPDAKLLEEAILRQSIYALDGVDAVAIDLDLSVTVLERLIHLCRKMELPLFGVCGHLSVIERNRHLLQGFTGFICSREEAEILSDLSIVTVEDAIHVANELAKKGAPFTVVTMSELGAVYVDRRTATSGHVGTKKVKVVDSTGAGDSFFSAVLSELTQEKSAEEALKLGMKVAAEVIASTENGLVPEMLDALQ from the coding sequence ATGAATAAAATCGCGGTAATCGGAAAAGTATTCGTCGACATAAAAGGAACTTCGTTCGCTCCTTTGCATAAGGATGCGAAAAACGTAGGAGACATCACGTTTTCAAATGGAGGAACAGGACGCAACGTAGCACAAAATCTAGCCGTCCTCGGGAATGAAGTTCGCTTTATCTCGACGGTTACGAATGATCAGATTGGCGTGGGAGTGCTCGATGAGCTGAAATCCTACGGTGCGAATGTGGATCACGTCGAAATGTTAGAAGATCATGGAATGGGTATGTGGCTAGCTGTCATGGATAACGAGGGTGACTTGCAAACATCGATCTCGAAACAACCGGATGCCAAGTTGCTCGAAGAGGCGATTTTACGTCAATCGATCTATGCACTCGATGGAGTCGATGCCGTTGCAATCGATTTGGATTTGTCCGTCACGGTCTTAGAACGTTTGATTCATTTATGTCGTAAGATGGAGTTGCCATTGTTTGGTGTTTGTGGTCACTTGAGCGTCATCGAACGAAATCGTCATCTGCTACAAGGGTTCACTGGATTCATTTGTAGCCGAGAAGAGGCTGAAATTCTGTCTGATCTATCGATCGTGACGGTCGAAGATGCGATTCATGTAGCAAATGAGCTAGCGAAAAAGGGCGCTCCGTTTACGGTCGTGACGATGAGTGAACTGGGGGCGGTCTACGTTGATCGTCGTACGGCGACATCAGGTCACGTCGGAACGAAAAAAGTGAAGGTTGTCGACTCAACGGGAGCAGGCGATTCCTTCTTCTCCGCAGTCTTGTCCGAATTGACACAGGAAAAGTCAGCAGAAGAGGCTTTGAAGCTTGGTATGAAGGTCGCAGCAGAAGTCATCGCTTCAACAGAGAATGGACTCGTTCCTGAAATGCTAGATGCTCTTCAATAA
- a CDS encoding NUDIX hydrolase, with protein sequence MPIQRSAIILRNEQDEIALIRRDKPNETYYVFPGGGKDDGESLEETAIREAHEELGIDVELTGIAAIVRFNGFDNPYFWAKTIGGQFGTGTGEEFEEEGSGYTPVWIKRSELPSLPIRPPSLAKQLAEMTEPFYELILSENE encoded by the coding sequence ATGCCGATTCAACGAAGTGCAATCATTTTACGAAACGAACAGGATGAAATTGCGTTGATCCGACGGGATAAACCGAACGAAACGTATTATGTCTTTCCAGGCGGTGGGAAAGATGACGGAGAATCGTTAGAAGAAACAGCGATTCGCGAAGCACATGAAGAACTTGGCATCGACGTGGAGTTGACCGGTATTGCCGCCATCGTCCGTTTTAATGGATTCGATAATCCTTATTTTTGGGCGAAAACAATTGGTGGTCAGTTTGGCACGGGTACGGGTGAAGAATTCGAAGAGGAAGGATCGGGTTATACACCGGTCTGGATCAAGCGTTCGGAGCTACCTTCGTTGCCAATTCGTCCACCGTCACTTGCCAAACAACTGGCAGAAATGACAGAACCATTCTATGAATTAATCCTTTCTGAAAACGAATGA
- a CDS encoding YihY/virulence factor BrkB family protein, with protein MAHSRDPKGLALNLKQRMSDHNITDYAGTLAYYWFLSIFPGIIFVISVLSFFDIDRQTLESQIRDLAPGGAVNTFTDTIFQAIKEPQGGLLSIGAILAVWSASKGVDRLITTANHAYGDFSPRGFVAARGIALLLTIVLGVGMLLLIVLNVLGGPIITYLANFVLPIDMGQKILLTVLRYVVSTILLIGILSIFYRVAPKRPITFKEAIPGAVFGVIVWQLLSVGFGFYVSNFSNYNQTYGSLGSVVILLLWLYFTGLIILLGSELNASWERFMKKADPKKMEEKRLKEQAELDAIPTNTFG; from the coding sequence ATGGCGCATTCACGCGATCCAAAAGGGCTTGCCCTTAACTTAAAGCAGCGAATGTCCGATCATAATATCACGGATTATGCAGGGACACTCGCCTATTACTGGTTTTTATCCATTTTCCCAGGAATCATTTTCGTCATTTCGGTCTTATCATTCTTTGATATCGATCGTCAGACACTCGAGTCACAAATTCGGGACCTAGCGCCAGGCGGAGCCGTTAATACGTTCACGGATACAATTTTCCAAGCCATCAAAGAACCGCAGGGTGGTCTGTTATCGATCGGTGCGATTCTTGCTGTCTGGTCCGCTTCCAAAGGAGTCGATCGTTTGATCACGACAGCAAACCATGCCTATGGTGACTTCTCTCCCCGTGGTTTTGTCGCAGCGCGTGGGATTGCCTTGTTACTCACGATCGTGCTCGGAGTCGGGATGTTGTTGCTGATCGTCTTGAATGTGCTCGGTGGTCCGATCATTACGTATCTTGCCAACTTCGTGTTGCCGATCGATATGGGGCAAAAAATCCTACTGACGGTCTTACGATATGTCGTATCGACGATTCTATTGATTGGTATCCTGTCGATTTTTTACCGCGTCGCACCAAAGCGCCCGATTACATTTAAAGAGGCAATTCCAGGAGCCGTCTTTGGTGTCATCGTCTGGCAATTATTATCGGTTGGATTCGGATTTTACGTCTCGAACTTCTCGAACTACAATCAGACCTACGGTTCGCTCGGTAGTGTCGTCATCTTGTTATTATGGCTCTACTTCACAGGGCTGATCATCTTGCTCGGTTCTGAATTGAACGCATCATGGGAACGGTTCATGAAAAAAGCGGATCCAAAAAAGATGGAAGAAAAGCGCTTGAAGGAACAAGCGGAACTTGATGCGATTCCGACGAATACGTTCGGATGA
- a CDS encoding heavy metal translocating P-type ATPase, with the protein MTTSTTTDVQQRSVFRHAWDEHHELILALFSGILILVAYGLEKFNAASAVYVTLYLSAYVIGGYAKAKEGLTETYQEKTLNVELLMILAAIGAAAIGYWMEGAILIFIFALSGALETYTMNKNERALQSLMSLQPEEATRLNANGQLEVVGIEQLAIGNLVYVRPGERIPVDGVIVRGQAAIEEASITGESIPVEKQTGDTVYNSTVNMNGVLTIEMTKAADESLFQKIIHMVQNAQSEQSPSAQFIERFESRYVKIVLLVVALMMVLPHYVVGWTFETSIYRAMILLVVASPCALVASITPAALSAIAASAKNGVLFKGGAHIETLGQVDTIVFDKTGTLTTGKPVVTESRYAEGMDVRTVQQAVASIEAQSNHPLAQAIVNHLKTDVREPSTFKDVTGYGIEATVDGITYRIGKRAFHDGLDDPFVAMEQSLKEQGHTIVYVSNGAQIVALYALRDTIRPETKTAIAALNDLGIATIMLTGDNPVTAAAISREAGLTDFVAECLPEDKVRYIKQYQTEGRTVAMVGDGINDAPALALAHVGIAMGEGTDAALETADVVLMKNDLGRLAYAVHKARKMNRIVKQNITLAIGVILLLIASNLSQFLIMPFAVVGHEGSTILVILNGLRLLQQDALPSLPQRSSEKRLAA; encoded by the coding sequence ATGACGACTTCCACTACTACCGATGTTCAACAGCGTTCCGTATTCCGTCATGCTTGGGATGAGCATCACGAATTGATTCTAGCATTGTTTAGCGGAATATTGATTTTAGTTGCTTACGGACTTGAAAAATTCAATGCGGCGTCTGCCGTTTATGTCACATTGTACTTATCCGCATATGTGATCGGAGGATATGCAAAAGCGAAGGAAGGATTGACGGAGACGTATCAAGAAAAAACGTTGAATGTCGAACTGCTGATGATTTTAGCAGCGATCGGTGCTGCTGCCATCGGCTACTGGATGGAAGGTGCGATCCTCATTTTCATCTTCGCGTTATCCGGTGCCCTTGAAACATATACGATGAATAAGAACGAACGTGCCTTACAAAGTTTAATGTCTTTACAACCTGAGGAAGCAACACGTCTGAATGCAAACGGACAACTCGAAGTCGTTGGAATCGAACAATTAGCGATTGGTAACCTTGTCTATGTTCGTCCGGGGGAACGAATTCCGGTCGATGGTGTCATCGTTCGTGGTCAAGCAGCGATCGAAGAAGCATCGATTACAGGTGAATCGATTCCGGTTGAAAAACAAACGGGCGATACCGTCTACAACTCAACTGTCAACATGAATGGGGTCTTGACGATTGAGATGACGAAAGCTGCTGACGAATCGTTGTTCCAAAAGATCATTCATATGGTCCAAAATGCACAAAGTGAGCAATCACCATCTGCTCAGTTCATCGAACGCTTTGAAAGCCGTTATGTCAAAATCGTCCTCCTCGTTGTCGCACTCATGATGGTCCTCCCTCATTACGTCGTCGGTTGGACGTTTGAGACAAGTATTTACCGCGCGATGATTCTTCTCGTCGTCGCCTCACCTTGTGCTCTTGTTGCATCGATTACGCCTGCTGCCTTATCTGCAATTGCCGCATCTGCGAAAAATGGCGTTCTCTTTAAAGGAGGCGCACACATCGAGACACTCGGACAAGTCGACACGATCGTCTTCGATAAAACGGGTACACTGACAACAGGGAAACCCGTCGTCACTGAAAGTCGTTATGCGGAAGGCATGGACGTTCGAACAGTTCAGCAAGCAGTTGCTTCCATCGAAGCACAGTCGAACCATCCGCTCGCACAAGCGATCGTCAATCACTTAAAAACCGATGTCCGCGAACCATCGACGTTTAAAGATGTAACAGGATACGGAATTGAAGCAACCGTCGATGGCATCACTTATCGTATCGGTAAACGGGCATTCCACGATGGTTTAGACGATCCATTCGTCGCGATGGAACAGTCACTGAAAGAACAAGGGCATACGATCGTTTATGTCAGTAATGGAGCACAGATTGTAGCGCTTTATGCGTTACGTGATACGATTCGCCCAGAGACTAAAACAGCGATTGCTGCCTTAAATGATCTCGGCATCGCAACGATCATGTTAACAGGTGATAATCCAGTCACGGCAGCTGCCATCTCACGTGAAGCAGGATTAACGGATTTCGTTGCTGAATGTCTACCGGAAGATAAGGTCCGCTATATCAAGCAATACCAAACAGAAGGTCGGACCGTCGCGATGGTGGGTGACGGCATTAACGATGCCCCTGCCCTTGCACTAGCACATGTCGGTATCGCAATGGGTGAAGGAACAGATGCCGCGCTCGAGACCGCTGACGTCGTCTTGATGAAAAATGATTTAGGTCGCCTTGCCTATGCCGTGCATAAAGCGCGGAAGATGAACCGGATCGTCAAACAAAACATCACGCTAGCGATCGGTGTCATTCTCCTATTGATCGCATCGAATTTGTCCCAGTTCCTAATCATGCCATTCGCTGTCGTCGGACATGAAGGATCAACGATTCTTGTCATCCTGAACGGTTTACGCCTTCTTCAACAGGATGCTTTACCAAGTCTTCCACAGCGTTCATCTGAGAAACGATTAGCTGCTTAA
- a CDS encoding DMT family transporter: MQKILTHRIGLVVFALLTTFLWGSAFPFIKKSYDLLQITSSEYGEQLLFASYRFFLAGVLLLVVSVLVFKQTITLKERTYAYSRLGFFLTFLQYVFFYIGLSLSTGVQGSIIAGSTSFFQMLLAHFRYEDDRLNRFKGLALFLGFTGVILANWPQGGQGVSFGVGEGLLIAAMVSGAFGNLIAKEYSAHYPVAPMTGWAMVIGSIGLFIAGVILDGHVAPFTFSTTSAWMLMYLAFLSATGFTLWNLLMKYNPVSKVSLFMFFVPIYGVSLSALILGETIPPQALLGLLFVVSGILVSTYLPVWFQKRG, translated from the coding sequence ATGCAAAAAATTTTAACCCATCGGATTGGACTCGTCGTCTTTGCGTTATTGACGACTTTTTTGTGGGGAAGTGCGTTTCCCTTCATTAAAAAAAGTTATGACTTATTACAGATCACGTCTTCGGAATACGGAGAGCAACTGCTGTTCGCAAGCTATCGTTTCTTTTTGGCAGGTGTGCTGTTACTTGTCGTCAGTGTCCTCGTCTTCAAACAGACGATTACGCTGAAGGAGCGGACCTATGCCTATAGTCGTCTTGGCTTCTTTTTGACGTTCTTGCAGTATGTCTTCTTTTATATCGGTTTGTCGTTATCAACCGGCGTACAAGGATCAATCATTGCGGGATCGACTTCGTTCTTCCAGATGTTGCTGGCTCATTTTCGATATGAAGACGATCGACTGAATCGGTTTAAAGGACTCGCCTTATTCCTTGGATTCACAGGTGTTATCTTGGCCAACTGGCCGCAAGGGGGGCAAGGTGTCTCGTTTGGAGTAGGGGAAGGATTGTTGATTGCAGCAATGGTTTCCGGAGCGTTCGGTAATTTAATCGCGAAAGAATACTCGGCGCATTATCCTGTGGCACCGATGACTGGATGGGCGATGGTCATTGGATCAATCGGTCTCTTCATCGCAGGAGTCATTCTCGATGGTCACGTCGCACCGTTCACTTTTTCAACGACAAGTGCTTGGATGCTCATGTATCTTGCCTTCTTATCAGCAACTGGATTTACGCTTTGGAACTTACTGATGAAATATAATCCGGTCAGTAAAGTGTCATTGTTCATGTTCTTCGTACCGATTTATGGTGTCAGTTTATCTGCCTTGATTTTGGGCGAGACGATTCCACCGCAAGCGTTGCTTGGATTACTCTTCGTCGTCAGTGGTATTTTAGTATCGACGTACCTTCCTGTTTGGTTTCAAAAGCGAGGTTGA
- the yfkAB gene encoding radical SAM/CxCxxxxC motif protein YfkAB has translation MPQSSPITIANDPWEAYRDIEQYGTVRLTNIEVTTTKLCNMRCEHCAVGYMLSSSESPEIPVELLIQRLDEIEHLRAFSITGGEPMLSMKSVKEYVVPLLKYAHERGAKTQINSNLTLPLSRYELIIPYLDVLHISHNWGTADDFIDGGFAMMERKPSREARTKLFETMKENARVLNARGVIVSAETMINKRTLPHLEAIHKEIVDMGCVRHEVHPMYPADFASMIEAASLSEIRDGIHRLLDVRDKDVWMLFGTLPFYACSMEEADLELHRRLRQEKNVSVRNDPDGRSRLNVNIFDGEIIVTDFGDELASLGTIHETSFNDAYAQWQETELNKSLSCHCPAVQCLGPNALVKNAYYPEIDFTKQSSRL, from the coding sequence ATGCCACAATCATCACCCATCACGATCGCAAACGATCCGTGGGAAGCTTATCGTGACATTGAACAATACGGCACCGTCCGTTTGACGAACATCGAAGTCACGACGACAAAACTGTGTAACATGCGCTGTGAACATTGCGCCGTCGGTTACATGTTATCCAGTAGCGAGTCACCTGAAATCCCAGTCGAACTACTCATTCAACGTCTGGATGAAATCGAACACCTGCGTGCCTTTTCCATCACAGGCGGAGAACCGATGCTTTCGATGAAATCCGTCAAGGAATATGTCGTCCCTTTACTTAAGTATGCCCACGAACGTGGCGCTAAAACCCAAATCAACTCAAATTTAACACTTCCGTTATCTCGTTATGAATTAATCATTCCTTATCTAGATGTCTTGCACATCTCACATAACTGGGGAACAGCCGATGACTTCATCGATGGTGGCTTTGCGATGATGGAACGAAAACCATCACGTGAAGCACGGACGAAGCTTTTCGAGACGATGAAAGAGAATGCTCGTGTTCTGAATGCACGAGGTGTCATCGTGTCTGCTGAGACGATGATCAATAAGCGGACGTTGCCACATCTTGAAGCAATCCATAAGGAAATCGTCGATATGGGCTGTGTCCGTCATGAAGTGCATCCTATGTACCCCGCTGACTTCGCGTCAATGATCGAAGCAGCTAGCTTGTCTGAAATCCGCGACGGGATCCACCGTTTGCTCGACGTCCGGGATAAAGACGTCTGGATGTTATTCGGAACACTTCCTTTCTATGCATGTTCGATGGAAGAGGCAGATTTGGAATTGCACCGTCGCTTGCGTCAGGAGAAAAACGTATCGGTCCGCAATGACCCAGATGGTCGTTCTCGTCTTAACGTCAACATCTTTGACGGTGAGATCATCGTGACCGATTTCGGCGACGAACTTGCTTCGCTCGGTACGATTCACGAAACGTCCTTCAACGATGCATATGCCCAGTGGCAAGAGACAGAACTGAATAAAAGCTTGTCGTGTCACTGTCCTGCTGTGCAATGCCTTGGACCAAATGCGCTTGTGAAAAACGCATATTACCCTGAGATTGATTTCACAAAACAATCCAGCCGGCTTTAA
- a CDS encoding SE1561 family protein yields the protein MGKARTDKLGQMNVLKSRMQLLCHTIDSLDESSDIEDLERLIVSLDQLKAKVVRYAKDMKEQEETKKAVD from the coding sequence ATGGGAAAAGCAAGAACTGATAAACTTGGTCAAATGAATGTGCTAAAATCAAGGATGCAGCTTCTCTGTCATACAATCGATTCACTTGATGAATCATCAGATATCGAAGATTTGGAACGACTGATCGTATCACTAGATCAACTCAAGGCGAAGGTCGTTCGATATGCGAAGGATATGAAAGAACAAGAAGAAACGAAAAAAGCGGTAGATTGA
- the rlmD gene encoding 23S rRNA (uracil(1939)-C(5))-methyltransferase RlmD, producing MATKIKLKTGEIRSVTCLRMGINGEGIATLERQIVFIPGLLVGETAQIEITEIHANYANAKILKRDDRSPDRVTPLCPVYSVCGGCQLQHMSYDGQLRYKEEMLRNAFLKSTKLNIEKADIRPTIGSKEWEYRNKSQFVVGKQGNEIVSGLYSANSNRLVAIDDCVVQNKETLRVNQAVTKLLNDYKVPVYHAAKQDGVMRHIVVRTGIKTGEIQVVLVAFKDGFRDLEGLSRDIMDIPGVVSVALNINDKLTSRVFGEETEVLRGVERIEEEMGEFTYQLSPRAFFQLNPEQAERMYEEIARAAALTGEERVVDAYAGVGSIGLWIAKGAKEVRGMEIIEEAVEDANAHMKQYGFDHAHYVVGKAEAWIPRWVKEGWIPDVFIVDPPRSGCDTQLLNAMISSKAKKIIYVSCNPQTLARDCDHLMKAGYKVSYIQPYDMFPQTAHVEAIVVLEKKKKKKF from the coding sequence ATGGCAACAAAAATCAAATTAAAGACAGGTGAGATCCGTTCGGTCACGTGTTTACGGATGGGAATCAACGGTGAAGGGATTGCGACGCTCGAGCGACAAATCGTCTTCATCCCAGGATTACTCGTCGGGGAAACGGCACAGATCGAGATCACGGAAATTCATGCAAACTATGCGAATGCGAAAATCTTGAAGCGTGACGATCGTTCACCGGACCGCGTGACACCGCTTTGCCCGGTCTATAGTGTCTGTGGCGGCTGCCAATTACAACACATGAGTTACGACGGACAATTACGTTATAAGGAAGAGATGCTACGCAATGCTTTCTTAAAATCAACGAAATTGAATATCGAGAAAGCCGATATTCGTCCGACGATCGGTTCGAAAGAATGGGAATACCGCAACAAGTCACAATTCGTCGTCGGTAAACAAGGGAATGAAATCGTCAGCGGTCTCTATTCGGCCAATTCGAATCGTCTTGTCGCGATCGATGATTGTGTCGTTCAAAACAAAGAAACGCTTCGTGTCAACCAAGCTGTCACGAAACTGCTCAACGATTATAAAGTACCCGTTTACCATGCAGCAAAACAAGACGGTGTCATGCGACACATCGTCGTCCGGACAGGAATCAAAACGGGCGAAATTCAAGTCGTACTGGTTGCCTTTAAAGACGGCTTCCGTGATTTAGAAGGTTTGTCACGCGATATCATGGATATCCCGGGGGTCGTTTCGGTCGCGCTGAACATTAATGATAAGTTAACGTCACGTGTCTTCGGAGAAGAGACAGAAGTCTTGCGTGGCGTTGAACGGATCGAAGAAGAGATGGGCGAGTTCACGTATCAATTGTCTCCTCGTGCTTTCTTCCAGTTGAACCCAGAACAAGCAGAGCGGATGTATGAAGAGATTGCGCGTGCCGCTGCTTTGACAGGCGAAGAGCGTGTCGTGGATGCATACGCAGGTGTCGGTTCAATTGGACTCTGGATTGCTAAAGGAGCAAAAGAAGTCCGCGGTATGGAGATCATTGAAGAAGCCGTTGAAGATGCCAATGCGCACATGAAGCAATACGGATTCGACCATGCCCACTACGTCGTCGGTAAGGCAGAAGCGTGGATTCCACGTTGGGTCAAGGAAGGCTGGATTCCAGATGTCTTCATCGTCGATCCACCACGCTCAGGTTGCGATACACAATTGTTGAACGCGATGATCTCGTCTAAAGCGAAAAAAATCATCTATGTTTCGTGTAACCCGCAGACGCTTGCCCGCGATTGTGATCACTTGATGAAAGCGGGATACAAGGTATCGTACATTCAGCCGTACGATATGTTCCCACAAACAGCGCACGTTGAAGCAATCGTCGTGCTCGAAAAAAAGAAAAAGAAAAAGTTCTAA
- a CDS encoding aldo/keto reductase: MELRRFGTSDLLVSPLGFGAGHIGAKQMTDREAVYLLEQARDLGINLIDTARGYGLSEQRVGQFLKNRRHDVILSTKVGYDVPGAQDWTFEAVHGGIDQALQTMQTDYLDIVHLHSCSQEILAQGDVIEALEQAKQAGKVRVIAYSGDREDLTYAIETNRFDSFQTSFNLFDQRVDDVLPTLSNHGVIAKRPIGNAPWRFTERPVGQYVEPYWERAQQLAYPLEESSWLETALRFTVFEPGITTAIIGTSRPEHLALNQQLIERGPLPADRVAQLKERFAECDATFGYPSQT, translated from the coding sequence ATGGAGTTAAGACGTTTTGGAACATCCGACCTACTCGTATCCCCGCTTGGGTTCGGAGCCGGTCACATCGGCGCAAAACAGATGACGGACCGCGAAGCAGTTTATTTACTCGAACAAGCACGTGATCTCGGCATCAATCTGATCGACACAGCACGTGGCTACGGCTTATCGGAGCAACGCGTCGGACAATTTCTAAAGAATCGTCGGCACGACGTCATTCTGTCGACGAAAGTCGGCTATGATGTTCCCGGTGCGCAGGACTGGACCTTTGAAGCGGTCCATGGTGGCATCGATCAAGCCTTACAAACGATGCAAACGGATTATCTCGACATCGTACACTTACATTCTTGTAGTCAAGAAATCCTCGCCCAAGGAGATGTCATCGAAGCGCTTGAACAAGCAAAACAAGCTGGAAAAGTTCGCGTCATCGCTTATTCCGGTGATCGGGAAGACTTGACATATGCTATCGAAACGAATCGCTTCGACAGTTTCCAAACATCGTTTAATCTGTTTGACCAACGTGTCGATGATGTCCTACCTACGCTTTCGAATCACGGAGTCATCGCAAAGCGTCCGATCGGTAATGCCCCGTGGCGCTTCACGGAGCGTCCGGTCGGACAGTATGTCGAACCTTACTGGGAACGTGCGCAACAACTCGCTTATCCCCTCGAAGAATCCAGTTGGCTTGAGACAGCACTTCGTTTCACGGTTTTTGAGCCAGGAATCACGACGGCTATCATCGGCACGTCTCGACCAGAACACCTCGCATTGAATCAGCAACTGATCGAACGTGGTCCATTACCCGCTGACCGTGTTGCTCAATTAAAGGAACGCTTTGCTGAGTGTGACGCGACGTTCGGTTATCCCTCGCAAACATGA
- a CDS encoding TVP38/TMEM64 family protein yields the protein MMEQHVIQTFELFGPFAPFVSVLVGVVVSVLGVLPSTFVTAANLVYFGLWMGTLLSFIGEVLGAVCAFLLYRKGLRYALRRPLPDRFARLQQKLQAQRGREAFWTIILLRLLPFVPSGIVNIASAASGISILLFLTASTIGKIPAMLLEVLAVYQFMQSSSIVQWSIAGVALVGYLIYRIQQKRTSSI from the coding sequence ATGATGGAACAACATGTCATCCAAACCTTTGAACTCTTTGGACCGTTCGCTCCATTCGTTAGTGTCTTGGTCGGCGTCGTCGTCAGTGTACTTGGTGTCCTACCGAGTACGTTCGTCACCGCTGCGAATCTCGTCTATTTCGGATTATGGATGGGCACATTGCTCTCTTTCATCGGTGAAGTCTTAGGTGCGGTTTGTGCGTTCCTACTTTACCGAAAAGGACTGCGGTATGCCCTTCGTCGCCCACTTCCCGATCGATTCGCTCGTTTACAACAAAAACTGCAAGCACAACGAGGACGTGAAGCGTTTTGGACAATCATCTTGTTGCGGCTGTTACCATTCGTCCCGTCTGGCATCGTTAATATCGCAAGTGCGGCGAGTGGTATTTCCATCCTACTTTTCCTGACTGCGAGTACGATCGGAAAAATTCCAGCCATGTTACTTGAAGTGCTCGCCGTTTATCAGTTCATGCAATCCTCGTCCATCGTCCAATGGTCGATTGCAGGCGTGGCACTCGTTGGTTATCTGATCTATCGTATTCAACAAAAACGAACATCATCGATATAA